Part of the Anopheles bellator unplaced genomic scaffold, idAnoBellAS_SP24_06.2 scaffold00736_ctg1, whole genome shotgun sequence genome, GAGGACGGAATATCACCCTCTTTCATGGAAAAAGTTAAGAAGATGGGAGGTCTTAAccaacccatcatcatcgagtTCATGACGATGttcatgaatgaaatgaagaaggacaagaaaaaagaagagcaAGCAAGAAAGaagatggcaaaaaaggacgaactgATTGAGAGACTTCTCGAATCAGTCACACAGCTGGCACAGGAGGTACAGCTCCTTAAAAAAGAAGTGGCAAGGTCCAAAGCGGCCGAGAAGCCTTCCACCGAGAAGGTTTCAAATCTAGCCGCACGATTAAAGGAAGCAGCGGGCCCATCAGTGGCTACAAAAGTAGTATGTAGAGACGAGTACCCATCTCTGCCTCAAGCGGGAAAGCCTTCCCAGCAGCTCAGTGGATGGAGCTTGGCCCAAAAGAAGAAGACAAAGCAGGCAACAAAGCCTGCGACAAATGAAAAAGCAAAGAAGGCAAATCGCCCGAAAAACCCGGCATTACTAGTCGAGGGTGAAAATCGGGAAAAGCTGATGGCCACGCTCAAAGAAGCCAAGGCCGATAAGGCTTTTACTGAGGCTGTTAAGCCTCATGTAAAGCTGATAAGAAAAGCTTACCGATCAGAAGGCATAGTCATTGAGCTCAATGAAGAGACCCATGACGTAGCGGCTCTGCAGGCGGCCATCAAGAATGCATGCGGAGAAACAGCCAACGTAAAGGCGATGACGCCAATGCAGGAGATGGCCTGCAGCGGCATTGATGTCTTCACAACCGCTGGGGAGCTGGCCACAGCTGCAAATGAGCAGCTTGGACTCGCTCTCACAGAAGAGAGCATCTACCTTCGATCGACCCGAGGTGGAGTGAATGTGGCCTTCTTC contains:
- the LOC131214367 gene encoding neurofilament medium polypeptide-like; its protein translation is MGRKKRPISSPPDLSEPEMSSGKAIEEELRRIKKKKKRSMPSESDAETDDGGVETSMAEAEEEIDQRSEDGISPSFMEKVKKMGGLNQPIIIEFMTMFMNEMKKDKKKEEQARKKMAKKDELIERLLESVTQLAQEVQLLKKEVARSKAAEKPSTEKVSNLAARLKEAAGPSVATKVVCRDEYPSLPQAGKPSQQLSGWSLAQKKKTKQATKPATNEKAKKANRPKNPALLVEGENREKLMATLKEAKADKAFTEAVKPHVKLIRKAYRSEGIVIELNEETHDVAALQAAIKNACGETANVKAMTPMQEMACSGIDVFTTAGELATAANEQLGLALTEESIYLRSTRGGVNVAFFK